From a region of the Labrus mixtus chromosome 5, fLabMix1.1, whole genome shotgun sequence genome:
- the suds3 gene encoding sin3 histone deacetylase corepressor complex component SDS3 isoform X3: MTALQDTEDASETDLAKHDEDDYVEIKEQMYQDKLASLKRQLQQLQEGTLQEYQKRMKKLDQQYKERLRNADLFLQLETDQVERNYIKEKKAAVKEFDDKKVELKENLIAELEEKKKMIENEKLTMELTGDSMEVKPIMTRKLRRRPNDPVPIPDKRRKPAPAQLNYLLTDDQIMEDLRTLNKLKSPKRPVSPSSPEHVPSAPMESPSQRYEARIEEGKLYYDKRWYHKSQAIYLESKDNTKISCVISSVGTNEIWVRKTSDSTKMRIYLGQLQRGAFVIRRRSAA, translated from the exons ATGACAGCACTTCAAG acacagaagatgccagtgAAACAGACCTTGCCAAGCATGACGAGGATGACTATGTTGAAATCAAAGAGCA GATGTACCAAGACAAACTGGCCTCTCTGAAAAGACAGTTGCAGCAATTACAAGAAg GTACGCTGCAGGAGTAtcagaagaggatgaagaagctGGACCAGCAGTACAAAGAGAGACTTCGAAATGCAG ACCTGTTTCTACAGCTTGAG ACAGACCAGGTGGAGAGAAACTACATCAAGGAGAAGAAGGCGGCGGTGAAGGAGTTTGACGATAAAAAGGTTGAACTGAAGGAAAATCTAATtgcagagctggaggagaagaagaagatgatcgAGAACGAAAAATTAACAATGGAGCTGACAGGCG ACTCGATGGAGGTAAAACCTATTATGACTCGGAAGCTGAGGAGACGGCCTAATGATCCGGTCCCAATACCAGACAAACGGAGAAAACCTGCACCAG CTCAGTTAAATTATTTGTTAACAGATGACCAAATAATGGAAGATCTAAGAACACTTAATAAG CTAAAGTCACCCAAACGGCCAG tgtCTCCCTCGTCCCCGGAGCATGTCCCCTCCGCTCCCATGGAGAGCCCTTCACAGCGTTATGAGGCCCGTATCGAGGAGGGGAAACTTTACTACGACAAAAGATG GTACCATAAGAGCCAGGCTATCTACCTGGAGTCTAAGGACAACACAAAGATTAGCTGTGTCATCAGCTCAGTCGGGACCAATGAG ATTTGGGTGAGGAAGACGAGCGACAGTACAAAGATGAGGATCTACCTGGGACAGCTGCAAAGGGGAGCGTTTGTCATCCGTCGACGGTCGGCTGCGTGA
- the suds3 gene encoding sin3 histone deacetylase corepressor complex component SDS3 isoform X2, whose amino-acid sequence MASTLLSPMVDYYNDEEELDSVDDDDDRSFRGRDSEEDTEDASETDLAKHDEDDYVEIKEQMYQDKLASLKRQLQQLQEGTLQEYQKRMKKLDQQYKERLRNADLFLQLETDQVERNYIKEKKAAVKEFDDKKVELKENLIAELEEKKKMIENEKLTMELTGDSMEVKPIMTRKLRRRPNDPVPIPDKRRKPAPAQLNYLLTDDQIMEDLRTLNKLKSPKRPVSPSSPEHVPSAPMESPSQRYEARIEEGKLYYDKRWYHKSQAIYLESKDNTKISCVISSVGTNEIIRNSGLSEMKRFG is encoded by the exons ATGGCTTCGACTTTACTGTCGCCTATGGTGGATTACTACAACGACGAAGAAGAACTCGACAGCGTGGACGACGACGACGATCGGAGTTTCAGGGGACGAGACTCGGAGGAAG acacagaagatgccagtgAAACAGACCTTGCCAAGCATGACGAGGATGACTATGTTGAAATCAAAGAGCA GATGTACCAAGACAAACTGGCCTCTCTGAAAAGACAGTTGCAGCAATTACAAGAAg GTACGCTGCAGGAGTAtcagaagaggatgaagaagctGGACCAGCAGTACAAAGAGAGACTTCGAAATGCAG ACCTGTTTCTACAGCTTGAG ACAGACCAGGTGGAGAGAAACTACATCAAGGAGAAGAAGGCGGCGGTGAAGGAGTTTGACGATAAAAAGGTTGAACTGAAGGAAAATCTAATtgcagagctggaggagaagaagaagatgatcgAGAACGAAAAATTAACAATGGAGCTGACAGGCG ACTCGATGGAGGTAAAACCTATTATGACTCGGAAGCTGAGGAGACGGCCTAATGATCCGGTCCCAATACCAGACAAACGGAGAAAACCTGCACCAG CTCAGTTAAATTATTTGTTAACAGATGACCAAATAATGGAAGATCTAAGAACACTTAATAAG CTAAAGTCACCCAAACGGCCAG tgtCTCCCTCGTCCCCGGAGCATGTCCCCTCCGCTCCCATGGAGAGCCCTTCACAGCGTTATGAGGCCCGTATCGAGGAGGGGAAACTTTACTACGACAAAAGATG GTACCATAAGAGCCAGGCTATCTACCTGGAGTCTAAGGACAACACAAAGATTAGCTGTGTCATCAGCTCAGTCGGGACCAATGAG ATAATCCGGAATTCTGGATTATCCGAGATGAAGAG ATTTGGGTGA
- the suds3 gene encoding sin3 histone deacetylase corepressor complex component SDS3 isoform X1, translating to MASTLLSPMVDYYNDEEELDSVDDDDDRSFRGRDSEEDTEDASETDLAKHDEDDYVEIKEQMYQDKLASLKRQLQQLQEGTLQEYQKRMKKLDQQYKERLRNADLFLQLETDQVERNYIKEKKAAVKEFDDKKVELKENLIAELEEKKKMIENEKLTMELTGDSMEVKPIMTRKLRRRPNDPVPIPDKRRKPAPAQLNYLLTDDQIMEDLRTLNKLKSPKRPVSPSSPEHVPSAPMESPSQRYEARIEEGKLYYDKRWYHKSQAIYLESKDNTKISCVISSVGTNEIWVRKTSDSTKMRIYLGQLQRGAFVIRRRSAA from the exons ATGGCTTCGACTTTACTGTCGCCTATGGTGGATTACTACAACGACGAAGAAGAACTCGACAGCGTGGACGACGACGACGATCGGAGTTTCAGGGGACGAGACTCGGAGGAAG acacagaagatgccagtgAAACAGACCTTGCCAAGCATGACGAGGATGACTATGTTGAAATCAAAGAGCA GATGTACCAAGACAAACTGGCCTCTCTGAAAAGACAGTTGCAGCAATTACAAGAAg GTACGCTGCAGGAGTAtcagaagaggatgaagaagctGGACCAGCAGTACAAAGAGAGACTTCGAAATGCAG ACCTGTTTCTACAGCTTGAG ACAGACCAGGTGGAGAGAAACTACATCAAGGAGAAGAAGGCGGCGGTGAAGGAGTTTGACGATAAAAAGGTTGAACTGAAGGAAAATCTAATtgcagagctggaggagaagaagaagatgatcgAGAACGAAAAATTAACAATGGAGCTGACAGGCG ACTCGATGGAGGTAAAACCTATTATGACTCGGAAGCTGAGGAGACGGCCTAATGATCCGGTCCCAATACCAGACAAACGGAGAAAACCTGCACCAG CTCAGTTAAATTATTTGTTAACAGATGACCAAATAATGGAAGATCTAAGAACACTTAATAAG CTAAAGTCACCCAAACGGCCAG tgtCTCCCTCGTCCCCGGAGCATGTCCCCTCCGCTCCCATGGAGAGCCCTTCACAGCGTTATGAGGCCCGTATCGAGGAGGGGAAACTTTACTACGACAAAAGATG GTACCATAAGAGCCAGGCTATCTACCTGGAGTCTAAGGACAACACAAAGATTAGCTGTGTCATCAGCTCAGTCGGGACCAATGAG ATTTGGGTGAGGAAGACGAGCGACAGTACAAAGATGAGGATCTACCTGGGACAGCTGCAAAGGGGAGCGTTTGTCATCCGTCGACGGTCGGCTGCGTGA